One region of Brassica napus cultivar Da-Ae chromosome A10, Da-Ae, whole genome shotgun sequence genomic DNA includes:
- the LOC106372397 gene encoding monoacylglycerol lipase — MASTSAEIEQLTSGASNRIIPILKTLRKCVIFVLSLFLSLLLLLRPRRRVLPLPSPEEEANPAAPSRRWRRKMAWKLEEEDTARRRSLAEGVEIGEIDSRWSSFLFYGRRGNALFSRSWLPLSGELRGILIIIHGLNEHSGRYSQFAKQLNTSNFGVYAMDWIGHGGSDGLHGYVPSLDYVVSDTEAFLEKIRSENPGVPCFLFGHSTGGAVVLKAASSPSIEDMLAGIVLTSPALRVKPAHPIVGAIAPIFSLVAPRFQFKGANKRGIPVSRDPEALLAKYSDPLVYTGPIRVRTGHEILRITAYLTRNFKSITVPFFVLHGTEDKVTDPLASQDLYNQAPSVFKDIKLYEGFLHDLLFEPEREEVGRDIIGWMMKRLDDVNGSAAGLW; from the exons ATGGCGTCAACGTCGGCTGAGATCGAGCAATTGACTTCCGGCGCGAGCAATCGGATCATCCCCATACTGAAAACGCTTCGCAAGTGCGTCATCTTCGTCCTCTCCCTCTTCCTttctctcctcctccttctccgTCCCCGCCGCCGCGTTTTGCCTCTTCCGTCGCCGGAGGAGGAGGCGAATCCCGCTGCTCCTTCGAGGCGATGGAGAAGGAAGATGGCGTGGAAGCTGGAGGAGGAAGACACGGCTAGGCGCCGTTCGTTGGCGGAAGGCGTTGAGATCGGCGAAATCGATTCTCGTTGGAGTAGTTTCTTGTTCTATGGACGACGTGGTAACGCTCTGTTCTCTCGGTCGTGGTTGCCTCTTTCCGGCGAGCTTAG GGGGATTTTGATTATTATCCATGGATTGAATGAACACAG TGGGAGATATTCTCAATTCGCTAAGCAGCTAAACACGAGTAACTTTGGTGTATACGCTATGGATTGGATTG GTCACGGTGGGAGTGATGGTTTACATGGATACGTTCCTTCTCTTGATTACGTTGTTTCCGACACT GAAGCTTTCTTGGAGAAGATTAGGTCTGAGAATCCGGGCGTGCCGTGTTTCCTCTTTGGTCACTCTACTGGTGGAGCTGTGGTCTTGAAG GCGGCTTCATCTCCCTCTATTGAAGATATGTTAGCTGGTATTGTCCTAACATCGCCTGCACTTCGTGTCAAACCTGCTCATCCTATTGTCGGG GCGATAGCTCCAATCTTCTCGTTGGTTGCTCCAAGGTTCCAATTCAAAGGAGCAAACAAGAGAGGCATTCCGGTTTCAAGAGACCCTGAAGCTCTCTTAGCCAAGTACTCTGACCCGTTAGTCTACACCGGTCCAATAAGAGTCCGAACTGGCCATGAGATTCTCCGCATAACAGCTTACTTGACCCGCAACTTCAAATCCATTACAGTGCCCTTCTTTGTTCTCCACGGCACAGAGGACAAAGTAACTGATCCACTGGCGTCACAAGACTTGTATAACCAGGCACCATCAGTGTTTAAAGACATCAAACTCTATGAAGGTTTCTTACACGACCTTCTCTTTGAACCTGAGCGTGAGGAAGTTGGTCGCGATATCATAGGTTGGATGATGAAGCGGCTCGATGATGTTAATGGATCAGCCGCTGGCCTTTGGTGA
- the LOC106370647 gene encoding mitogen-activated protein kinase kinase kinase 1-like, which produces MESVGSNDSDQISPYVSNRDQRHLMAHQPVEDRIIRALRHRLRLLSRPNDATFHVLGATCNVYTVTLTATPTCTCPDRKKPCKHILFVLIRVLGIPLDDKCLRQRKLRPCLLYRLVSAPTRPDCLASFHLQQRFLQLFATVNSHYGNTNSSSTPAPENEVEDEAATCPICLDDINVIKSVNGEHVGGEESERAVVKCRVCKNKVHDECMLKWRASRGRRPAICVVCRSRWRRGSGSSRTRNVGGSNEINFHGNCYLNLAPYVNEEDEDGVGTSQRSC; this is translated from the exons ATGGAATCTGTCGGGTCCAATGACTCCGATCAAATATCTCCGTACGTCAGTAACCGAGACCAACGTCATCTCATGGCTCATCAACCGGTGGAAGATCGGATCATTCGAGCTCTCCGTCACAGGCTCCGTCTACTCAGCCGTCCAAACGACGCTACTTTCCACGTCCTCGGTGCCACGTGTAACGTCTACACCGTGACGCTAACGGCCACGCCGACTTGCACTTGTCCCGACCGTAAGAAGCCGTGCAAGCACATCTTGTTTGTCTTGATACGAGTTCTTGGTATTCCACTCGACGACAAGTGTCTCCGGCAGCGGAAACTCCGGCCATGTCTTCTTTACCGTCTTGTCTCGGCCCCGACACGACCTGACTGCCTCGCTAGCTTCCACCTCCAGCAACGGTTTCTTCAGCTTTTCGCCACCGTTAATTCACATTACGGAAACACTAACTCCTCTTCCACCCCTGCACCG GAAAATGAGGTGGAAGACGAAGCTGCGACATGTCCAATATGTCTAGACGACATTAACGTCATTAAAAGCGTAAACGGTGAACATGTTGGAGGCGAGGAGAGCGAGAGAGCGGTGGTGAAGTGCAGGGTTTGCAAGAACAAAGTGCATGACGAATGCATGCTGAAGTGGAGGGCGAGTCGGGGACGGAGACCGGCGATCTGCGTGGTCTGCCGTTCACGGTGGCGGCGAGGCAGTGGTTCTAGCAGGACTCGTAATGTTGGTGGTAGTAACGAGATCAACTTCCACGGTAATTGTTACTTGAATCTTGCTCCTTATGTTAATGAGGAGGATGAGGATGGGGTTGGCACGAGTCAACGGTCATGCTGA
- the LOC106372398 gene encoding LOW QUALITY PROTEIN: thioredoxin-related transmembrane protein 2 homolog (The sequence of the model RefSeq protein was modified relative to this genomic sequence to represent the inferred CDS: substituted 1 base at 1 genomic stop codon): MEKKREGVIEGTSRIISDPYYFLHLMAFFSYLPIRSSTAQYTSHRLFDRELQAFLAFLMFSAIKVVREETWEAFVADSLFYAKIFLIAVSLIMDYXVAIWFSVIFSVIYLLAQQPAFSRLGTAKKLTPMQLEDLLSDGTTTKYWLIEFYACSSSKCVRSSGCFPELSITYSNNLLSFRTIDLGLFPNTAAKFGISLAGGMSQLPTYILFEKGVEVSRFPDFYVDATPSLPITKKLLCQYFELDRLLLDYINGS, from the exons ATGGAGAAGAAGCGTGAAGGAGTAATCGAAGGAACGAGTCGGATCATATCAGATCCTTACTACTTCCTCCATCTCATGGCCTTCTTCTCTTACCTTCCGATTCGCAGCTCAACCGCACAGTACACTTCTCATCGACTCTTCGACAGAGAACTCCAAGCATTTCTAGCGTTCCTCATGTTCTCCGCTATCAAG GTGGTTAGGGAGGAAACATGGGAGGCCTTCGTCGCGGATAGCTTATTCTATGCTAAG ATCTTTCTCATAGCGGTTTCGTTGATTATGGATTATTGAGTGGCGATCTGGTTTAGTGTCATATTCTCAG TTATATATCTTTTAGCTCAACAACCAGCTTTTAGCAGATTAG GAACTGCGAAGAAGCTAACACCTATGCAGTTGGAGGATTTGCTATCTGATGGGACCACAACTAAATACTGGTTG ATAGAATTCTATGCGTGTAGTTCATCCAAGTGTGTTCGTTCAAGCGGCTGCTTTCCCGAGCTCTCCATCAC GTACTCCAATAATCTTTTGTCTTTTAGGACCATTGATCTTGGACTTTTCCCTAATACTGCAGCAAAGTTTGGAATATCTCTCGCCG GTGGAATGTCTCAGCTTCCTACGTACATATTGTTTGAAAAGGGTGTAGAAGTTTCTCGGTTCCCAGACTTTTATGTTGACGCTACACCGTCTTTACCCATAACCAAG AAACTTCTGTGTCAATATTTTGAGCTTGATCGGCTTCTGCTTGACTACATCAACGGATCATAG
- the BNAA10G30120D gene encoding protein NONRESPONDING TO OXYLIPINS 2, mitochondrial isoform X2 — MASRCRSLSKPAFSTFRSAMNKPSLRPKSASSFLGVPPSPGLARPIAQLGSLQSLLPLYSAVASARLTSCLGIDSMNSRSLSQELGLSVPR; from the exons ATGGCTTCTCGATGTCGATCGCTATCCAAACCAGCGTTCTCTACGTTTAGATCTGCAATGAACAAGCCCTCTCTCCGACCCAAATCAGCTTCGTCATTTCTCGGCGTCCCTCCGTCGCCTGGACTTGCAAG GCCGATTGCTCAGCTAGGTTCGCTTCAGTCGCTGCTTCCATTGTACAGTGCGGTGGCTTCTGCTAGGCTGACTTCGTGCCTCGGTATTGATTCGATGAATTCAAGGTCGTTGTCTCAGG AGCTTGGCCTAAGCGTTCCTCGATAA
- the BNAA10G30120D gene encoding protein NONRESPONDING TO OXYLIPINS 2, mitochondrial isoform X1 — protein sequence MASRCRSLSKPAFSTFRSAMNKPSLRPKSASSFLGVPPSPGLARPIAQLGSLQSLLPLYSAVASARLTSCLGIDSMNSRSLSQGMLCCANPGV from the exons ATGGCTTCTCGATGTCGATCGCTATCCAAACCAGCGTTCTCTACGTTTAGATCTGCAATGAACAAGCCCTCTCTCCGACCCAAATCAGCTTCGTCATTTCTCGGCGTCCCTCCGTCGCCTGGACTTGCAAG GCCGATTGCTCAGCTAGGTTCGCTTCAGTCGCTGCTTCCATTGTACAGTGCGGTGGCTTCTGCTAGGCTGACTTCGTGCCTCGGTATTGATTCGATGAATTCAAGGTCGTTGTCTCAGGGTATGCTCTGCTGTGCGAATCCAGGAGTTTGA
- the LOC111201266 gene encoding uncharacterized protein LOC111201266: protein MNIFVKLVLVVFIVSLAQSREIVSNVKSSKLNERIIYDCVDIYKQPSLSHPLLKNHKIQMEPSFSNLKPKKQVKNKTENRIRVECPNGTVPILKNTKKYVANAQYWAERHFNPLTDESPGKHVSLMNYLSYKWKSRDKVNVLLIILIYSLSVSTLSKNNFYTLCIFLIY from the exons ATGAATATCTTTGTCAAACTCGTTTTAGTCGTTTTCATAGTTTCCCTAGCTCAATCTAGGGAAATTGTAAGCAATGTGAAATCATCCAAG cTAAACGAGAGGATTATATACGACTGTGTGGACATATATAAACAACCTTCATTAAGCCATCCACTACTAAAAAACCATAAAATCCAG ATGGAGCCATCTTTTTCAAACTTAAAACCTAAAAAGCAAGTGaagaataaaactgaaaacagaaTAAGAGTTGAGTGTCCAAATGGAACAGTACCTAtattgaaaaatacaaaaaaatatgtcGCAAATGCTCAATATTGGGCTGAGAGACACTTCAACCCGCTCACAGACGAAAGCCCTGGTAAACATGTAAGTCTTATGAATTATTTGAGCTATAAATGGAAATCTAGGGATAAAGTAAATGtgttattaataatattgatttatTCTTTAAGTGTTTCCACcttatcaaaaaataatttttacactTTATGCATATTCCTTATATATtga